The following are encoded together in the Pedobacter steynii genome:
- a CDS encoding TolC family protein: protein MYKNKLYRCIIALSVCLAIASCKVPSVATSKANVTVPDTYDKSQDTTNTSAIPWRSFFKDKNLVDLIDTALKNNQELMITMQEIEIARNDIRIKKGALLPTVGLGAGLGVEKVGRYTSQGAGDASTEIAPGKEMPDPLMDYTLAIHANWEVDIWKKLRNSKKAAISRYLATLEGKNFVLTNLIAEVADSYYELLAQDNQLEIVKQNIELQKNALEIVKIQKEASRSTELAVQKFQAEVMASKSLEFEILQKIKETESRINFLLGRYPQPIKRDRGSFLSLLPSVVNSGVPSQLLANRPDVKQAELELAAAKLDVKVARAEFYPSFDISASLGLQAFKPSYFLKFPESVLYSLAGDIAGPLINRNAIKAEFFNANSRQLQAMYNYERTILNAYLEVSNQLSRISNLEKSYGLKSQQVNALDKSIDASNDLFKSARVDYFEVLMTQRDALESKLELIETKKEQMNAVVHFYRDLGGGWK from the coding sequence ATGTATAAAAATAAGTTATATCGATGTATAATTGCGCTGAGCGTTTGTCTTGCAATAGCAAGCTGCAAGGTGCCGTCGGTGGCGACATCCAAAGCGAACGTCACCGTTCCTGACACTTATGACAAGAGTCAGGATACAACCAACACTTCGGCCATTCCATGGCGCAGCTTCTTTAAGGATAAGAATCTGGTCGACTTGATTGATACTGCTTTGAAAAATAATCAGGAGTTGATGATTACCATGCAGGAAATCGAAATCGCCAGAAATGACATCCGGATTAAGAAGGGTGCATTGTTGCCGACCGTTGGGCTGGGAGCAGGCCTTGGAGTTGAAAAGGTAGGTAGATATACGAGCCAGGGTGCAGGTGATGCCAGTACTGAGATTGCTCCGGGTAAAGAAATGCCTGATCCATTGATGGATTATACTTTGGCTATTCATGCCAACTGGGAGGTGGATATCTGGAAAAAGCTGCGTAATTCAAAGAAAGCAGCGATAAGCAGATACCTGGCCACCCTTGAGGGCAAAAATTTTGTGCTGACAAATTTAATCGCAGAAGTTGCAGATTCCTATTATGAATTATTGGCCCAGGATAACCAGCTGGAAATCGTAAAGCAGAATATTGAATTGCAAAAAAATGCATTGGAGATTGTTAAAATCCAGAAAGAAGCATCAAGGTCAACAGAGCTTGCCGTGCAAAAATTTCAGGCTGAAGTCATGGCTTCCAAAAGTCTGGAGTTCGAAATCCTTCAGAAAATCAAAGAAACAGAGAGTAGGATTAATTTTCTGCTGGGTCGTTATCCACAGCCGATTAAGCGGGACAGAGGAAGTTTTTTAAGCTTGCTGCCCTCAGTTGTTAACTCGGGAGTTCCTTCTCAGTTGCTGGCTAACCGTCCTGATGTTAAACAGGCCGAACTTGAATTGGCCGCTGCAAAGCTGGATGTGAAAGTCGCAAGAGCAGAGTTTTATCCTTCATTTGATATTTCTGCTTCCTTAGGCTTACAGGCTTTTAAACCCTCTTATTTTCTTAAGTTTCCGGAATCAGTATTGTATTCGCTGGCCGGAGATATTGCCGGGCCGCTCATCAACAGAAATGCCATCAAAGCAGAGTTTTTTAATGCCAACTCACGACAACTTCAGGCGATGTATAACTATGAACGTACGATTCTGAATGCCTATCTGGAAGTTTCAAACCAGCTTTCCAGGATTAGCAACCTGGAAAAGAGCTATGGTCTGAAATCGCAGCAGGTAAACGCCCTGGACAAATCAATTGATGCTTCAAATGACTTGTTTAAGTCGGCGAGAGTGGATTACTTTGAGGTATTGATGACTCAAAGAGATGCGCTGGAGTCTAAACTGGAACTGATCGAAACCAAAAAAGAACAGATGAATGCCGTAGTTCATTTTTATCGGGATTTGGGAGGAGGCTGGAAATAA
- a CDS encoding GlxA family transcriptional regulator, producing MNEDKVVTVNRSLRKQVVIVAMSGNMLLDFAGPADVFTNADKCLSLSGSKMGYDVLIVSPTPDRKVATSTGIEIVCQYSAMEITTPIDTLIVAGNDFQTLQKSAYTDFCNWLSFVSENNTRRIGSVCGGAFALAEAGLLNGKKATTHWQLSERLKKEYPLVEVNTNAFYTGDGHIYTSGGVSSGIDLALALVEEDHGKDIAIQVARRLIFYLSRPGFQVQFANLLPVYESSNIAEKLYDWFNENLHQPLDVGRIADHLNMSPRNFTRVFHKQTGLPPAKFIEKLRVETARKYLEDTDMSLEGIAEKCGLGGLVSMRRTFLRHLMTTPSDYRRAFRTSIKTPGINDVIQPNVYHRN from the coding sequence ATGAATGAGGATAAAGTAGTAACCGTTAATCGTTCGCTAAGAAAACAGGTCGTAATTGTAGCCATGTCGGGCAATATGTTGCTTGATTTTGCCGGTCCGGCTGATGTTTTTACTAATGCAGACAAGTGTTTAAGTCTTTCTGGTTCAAAAATGGGCTATGATGTTCTGATTGTATCTCCAACTCCTGATAGGAAAGTTGCTACCTCAACTGGAATTGAAATTGTCTGTCAGTACAGTGCGATGGAAATTACAACACCTATTGATACCTTGATCGTTGCTGGAAATGACTTTCAGACTTTACAAAAGTCAGCATACACTGATTTTTGTAATTGGTTATCATTCGTAAGTGAAAATAATACACGCCGGATCGGATCAGTTTGTGGAGGCGCATTTGCTTTAGCTGAGGCCGGATTATTGAACGGAAAAAAGGCAACCACACATTGGCAATTGAGTGAGAGGCTAAAGAAGGAATATCCGCTTGTTGAAGTGAATACCAATGCATTTTACACTGGTGATGGACACATCTATACTTCTGGCGGAGTGTCTTCAGGAATTGATCTTGCACTGGCTTTGGTAGAAGAAGACCATGGAAAAGACATTGCCATTCAGGTAGCCAGGAGATTGATTTTTTACCTATCCAGACCCGGTTTTCAGGTTCAGTTTGCCAACTTGTTACCAGTGTATGAAAGTTCGAATATTGCTGAAAAACTGTATGACTGGTTTAACGAAAACCTGCACCAGCCGTTGGATGTCGGCCGGATCGCCGATCATTTAAATATGAGTCCGAGAAATTTTACACGGGTCTTTCATAAACAAACTGGTTTACCTCCTGCAAAATTCATTGAAAAACTAAGGGTGGAGACTGCCCGTAAATATCTGGAAGATACGGATATGTCACTTGAAGGCATAGCTGAAAAATGTGGCTTAGGCGGATTGGTTTCCATGAGACGAACCTTTCTGAGGCACTTAATGACTACACCTTCCGACTATCGGCGGGCGTTCAGGACCTCAATCAAAACACCTGGCATTAACGATGTCATTCAACCTAATGTATACCACAGAAATTAA
- a CDS encoding alpha/beta fold hydrolase — MPYIKRNPENSKSVNIFYEDLGSGKPVILIHGWPVSHEMWEYQVASIVYSGYRCIAYDRRGFGQSDKPWNGYDYDTLASDLNELINALDLSEVTLVGFSMGGGEVVRYLGKYGASKVNKAVLISSVVPLLLKTDDHEEGVPAEVFDGIVSSIHQDRPAFLTGFGKQFFSEGTLNKPVSQEIQNWMHQLAIVASPKATADCVRSFSETDFRTDLLSITVPVMIIHGDDDKTVPIKATSAITSSLLPNAEYYVIEGAPHGLFITHKDELNQLLVNFLKR; from the coding sequence ATGCCGTATATCAAAAGAAATCCAGAGAACAGTAAGTCTGTGAATATATTCTATGAGGACCTGGGATCAGGTAAACCCGTGATTTTAATACATGGATGGCCGGTATCACATGAAATGTGGGAATATCAGGTCGCTTCGATTGTTTACAGTGGCTATCGTTGTATTGCATACGACAGAAGAGGCTTTGGCCAGTCGGATAAACCCTGGAATGGTTACGATTACGATACACTGGCCTCCGATCTGAATGAACTGATCAATGCCCTGGATCTTTCTGAAGTTACCCTGGTTGGGTTCTCCATGGGTGGTGGCGAAGTAGTCCGTTACCTAGGTAAATACGGGGCATCTAAAGTTAATAAAGCGGTATTGATCAGCTCTGTTGTTCCCTTGCTCTTAAAAACAGATGACCATGAGGAAGGTGTTCCTGCAGAGGTATTCGATGGGATCGTTTCCAGTATTCACCAGGATCGTCCGGCATTTCTGACTGGTTTTGGCAAGCAGTTTTTCAGTGAAGGCACGTTAAATAAACCGGTAAGTCAGGAGATTCAGAACTGGATGCACCAGCTTGCCATTGTAGCCAGTCCAAAAGCAACGGCTGATTGTGTACGTTCGTTTTCTGAAACGGATTTCAGGACTGACCTGCTCAGCATCACTGTTCCTGTAATGATCATCCATGGAGATGACGATAAAACTGTTCCAATCAAAGCGACCAGTGCGATTACTTCTTCGTTATTACCTAATGCGGAATACTATGTAATCGAAGGCGCACCGCATGGATTATTTATCACCCATAAAGATGAACTGAACCAATTATTAGTTAATTTTTTAAAAAGATAA
- a CDS encoding efflux RND transporter permease subunit, producing MFNKFIQRPVLSIVISLIIVFLGVLALSHLPVTQFPSISPPKVNITAEYPGANGELMIKSVIIPLERAINGVPGMKYMASDAGNDGEASIQVVFNLGTDPNQASVNIQNRVASVVNKLPPLVVREGVKITREESNMLMYINLYSKDPKMDQKFLFNFADINVLSELKRVDGVGVADILGNREYAMRIWLKPDRMLAYKISADEVLEALNQQSLEASPGKTGESSGKRSQSFEYVLKYPGRFTTKEGYENIILRSTAKGEILRLKDVANIEFGSSMYDIYSNLNGRPSAAITVKQSYGSNASQVIKDIKAKMEEIKKSSFPKGLDYEISYDVSKFLDASIEKVIHTLVEAFILVGLVVFLFLGDWRSTLIPAIAVPVSLIGTFVFMQFFGITINLVTLFALVLAIGVVVDDAIVVIEAVHAKMQEQHISARKATKKVMHEISGAIIAITFLMAAVFIPVAFMSGPVGIFYRQFSITMATAIILSGIVALTLTPALCAILLKNNHGKEKKKNGLDRFLDGFNNKFDKLSGKYQKTLASIVSRRVVTFAVLLVFCAGTYFLNNSLPSGFIPNEDQGMFYAIIQTPPGSSLERTNEIAERLQKIAEDVEGVQSVSALAGYEILTEGTSANSGTCLINLKSWDERKHSVEEVMKELEEKSEGISGATIEFFQPPAVPGYGAAGGFELRLLDKAGSGDFKKMETVSRNFVKELSKRPELSSVFTFYSAGFPQYMLRVDNDLAQQKGVTIENAMNTLSTLVGSNYETNFIKYDRQYKVMVQALPQYRALPEDILKLYVKNNRDEMVPFSAFMKMEKVYGLSEITRHNMYNASEISGSSGPGYSSGAAINAINEVAEKTLPRGFSIDWAGISKDEVSRGNEAIYIFLICLGFVYLILAAQYESFILPLSVILSLPCGIFGAFLLLKICGLENNIYAQVSFVMLIGLLGKNAVLIVEFAVQKHRAGATVLQAAMEGAVVRFRPILMTSFAFIAGLIPLVFASGPGKIGNRTIGSAAAGGMLLGTICGVLIIPGLYYIFGKIAEKHKLVKNEEENPLTEEIDHNV from the coding sequence ATGTTTAATAAGTTTATACAAAGGCCAGTCCTTTCTATAGTAATATCGCTCATTATTGTGTTTCTGGGTGTTCTGGCTTTGAGCCATTTGCCGGTTACACAATTTCCTTCGATTTCACCGCCAAAGGTGAACATCACCGCAGAATATCCCGGAGCAAACGGTGAGCTCATGATCAAATCAGTCATTATTCCCTTGGAGAGAGCCATTAATGGCGTTCCTGGGATGAAGTATATGGCTTCTGATGCAGGTAATGACGGGGAAGCCTCTATTCAGGTAGTCTTCAACCTTGGAACAGATCCGAATCAGGCATCGGTGAACATTCAGAACCGTGTGGCTTCAGTCGTGAATAAATTACCACCTCTGGTTGTTCGGGAAGGTGTTAAAATCACCCGTGAAGAATCCAATATGTTGATGTACATCAACTTGTATAGTAAAGATCCTAAGATGGACCAGAAATTTCTGTTCAACTTCGCAGATATCAATGTGCTTTCCGAATTAAAAAGGGTTGATGGAGTGGGAGTGGCTGATATTTTGGGTAACCGGGAATATGCGATGCGGATCTGGCTGAAACCTGACCGCATGCTGGCCTATAAAATCTCTGCAGATGAAGTTTTAGAAGCCCTGAATCAGCAAAGTTTAGAGGCTTCGCCAGGTAAAACCGGAGAAAGTTCTGGTAAAAGATCACAATCATTTGAGTATGTTTTAAAATACCCAGGCCGGTTCACTACGAAAGAGGGATACGAAAACATCATTTTAAGATCAACTGCGAAAGGGGAGATCCTGCGACTGAAAGATGTGGCGAACATAGAATTCGGAAGCTCCATGTATGATATTTATTCCAACCTGAACGGCAGGCCTTCTGCAGCCATTACGGTAAAGCAATCTTATGGAAGTAATGCCAGTCAGGTTATCAAGGATATCAAGGCTAAAATGGAAGAGATTAAGAAAAGCTCTTTTCCTAAAGGTTTGGATTATGAAATCAGTTACGATGTTTCCAAATTCCTGGATGCCTCCATTGAGAAGGTGATACATACCCTGGTAGAAGCATTTATCCTCGTTGGCCTGGTGGTATTTCTATTCCTTGGTGATTGGCGTTCGACATTAATTCCGGCTATAGCGGTTCCCGTATCCCTGATCGGAACTTTCGTTTTTATGCAGTTTTTTGGGATTACGATTAACCTGGTTACCTTATTTGCCCTGGTGTTGGCTATCGGAGTGGTGGTGGATGATGCAATTGTCGTCATTGAGGCGGTTCATGCCAAAATGCAGGAACAACATATTTCGGCAAGAAAGGCGACAAAAAAAGTCATGCATGAAATCAGTGGGGCTATCATTGCCATTACTTTTTTGATGGCCGCAGTGTTTATTCCGGTTGCCTTCATGTCCGGTCCGGTGGGGATATTTTACCGTCAGTTTTCGATCACCATGGCAACGGCAATCATTCTTTCTGGTATTGTTGCCCTAACGCTGACTCCGGCGCTTTGTGCGATCCTGCTCAAGAATAACCATGGAAAAGAAAAGAAGAAAAATGGGCTGGATAGATTTCTGGACGGCTTTAACAACAAATTTGATAAGCTTTCAGGAAAATATCAAAAGACGCTTGCTTCAATTGTGAGCCGTAGAGTGGTGACGTTTGCTGTGCTGCTGGTCTTTTGTGCAGGGACTTATTTTCTGAATAACAGTCTTCCTTCGGGCTTTATTCCAAACGAGGATCAGGGGATGTTCTATGCCATTATTCAGACCCCTCCGGGGTCCTCATTGGAAAGAACCAATGAAATCGCAGAAAGGCTGCAAAAGATCGCCGAAGATGTGGAAGGAGTACAATCTGTTTCTGCGCTGGCAGGTTACGAAATCCTTACCGAAGGAACCAGTGCCAACTCAGGAACCTGTTTGATTAACCTGAAAAGCTGGGACGAACGTAAACATTCTGTAGAGGAGGTCATGAAGGAACTGGAGGAAAAATCCGAAGGGATTTCCGGTGCTACGATTGAGTTCTTTCAGCCGCCAGCAGTGCCAGGTTATGGAGCTGCGGGTGGTTTTGAACTGCGCTTATTGGATAAAGCCGGATCAGGTGATTTCAAGAAGATGGAAACGGTAAGCAGAAACTTTGTAAAGGAACTGAGTAAACGCCCTGAGTTATCTTCAGTATTCACTTTCTATAGTGCAGGTTTTCCTCAGTATATGCTGCGGGTAGACAATGACCTTGCGCAACAAAAAGGGGTGACCATTGAAAATGCCATGAATACACTCTCTACCTTGGTAGGAAGTAATTATGAAACCAATTTTATCAAGTATGACCGCCAATATAAGGTGATGGTACAAGCCCTGCCTCAATACCGGGCACTGCCAGAGGATATCCTGAAGTTGTATGTGAAAAATAACCGGGATGAGATGGTACCTTTTTCTGCTTTTATGAAGATGGAGAAAGTATACGGCCTCTCTGAAATTACCCGGCACAATATGTACAACGCTTCTGAAATAAGCGGATCCTCCGGACCTGGATACAGTAGTGGCGCAGCCATTAATGCGATTAATGAAGTTGCTGAAAAAACGTTGCCAAGAGGATTTAGTATCGACTGGGCAGGTATTTCCAAAGATGAAGTTTCCCGGGGTAATGAAGCCATTTATATTTTCCTGATCTGTCTGGGCTTTGTATACCTGATCCTCGCCGCACAATACGAAAGCTTTATTTTGCCATTGTCAGTTATCCTTTCGCTTCCCTGCGGTATTTTTGGCGCATTCCTGTTGTTGAAAATTTGTGGTCTGGAAAATAACATCTATGCCCAGGTCTCTTTTGTAATGCTGATCGGTTTGCTGGGTAAAAATGCAGTACTGATTGTGGAGTTTGCCGTTCAAAAGCATCGTGCCGGAGCAACCGTACTTCAGGCTGCGATGGAGGGGGCAGTAGTGAGGTTCCGTCCGATCCTGATGACTTCTTTTGCATTTATTGCAGGATTAATTCCCCTTGTCTTTGCCTCCGGTCCTGGAAAAATCGGAAACCGTACCATTGGCTCTGCCGCTGCCGGTGGAATGCTTTTAGGAACTATTTGTGGTGTGCTGATCATACCCGGCTTATATTACATATTCGGCAAAATCGCCGAAAAACATAAGCTTGTTAAAAATGAAGAAGAAAATCCATTAACCGAAGAAATCGATCACAATGTATAA
- a CDS encoding efflux RND transporter periplasmic adaptor subunit, with protein sequence MKKIIVFTAAIALLNLSSCTSKKEEKKEESKFTVTNPVRIDTSFTKEYVSQIRSVRNIEIRAQEKGYLQNIYVDEGQSVKAGQLLFKIMPKIYEAELLKAQAEVKAAQIELQNVKLLADKNVVSKNEQAMAQTKLEQAKAEVSLAKLHLSFTEIRAPFDGTIDRIPLKLGSLIDEGALLTSLSDNSQVFAYFNVSEPEYLEYQTHVKARADQKVSLLLANNELLKDKGNVEVVESEFDSETGNIAFRARFPNPDKLLKNGETGKIQMNVPLHRALIIPQKATYEIQDKMYVFVVGKDNVVHSRNITVASEMPDLYVISNGISEQDRILLEGVQKVKDDEKIRCEYLAPQEVMSHLRLKAE encoded by the coding sequence ATGAAAAAAATAATCGTGTTCACGGCCGCTATTGCCTTGTTGAACCTTAGTAGCTGTACCTCTAAAAAAGAAGAAAAAAAAGAAGAGAGCAAGTTTACCGTTACCAATCCGGTCAGAATCGATACTTCCTTTACCAAGGAATATGTATCTCAGATCCGTTCTGTTCGTAATATTGAAATCCGGGCACAAGAAAAAGGATACCTGCAAAACATCTATGTGGATGAAGGACAGTCTGTGAAAGCCGGTCAGTTGTTGTTTAAGATTATGCCAAAAATTTATGAGGCAGAGTTGTTAAAAGCACAGGCAGAGGTGAAAGCCGCGCAGATAGAACTCCAAAATGTTAAATTACTTGCTGATAAGAATGTGGTGTCAAAAAATGAGCAGGCAATGGCTCAGACAAAGCTGGAGCAGGCGAAAGCAGAAGTTTCACTGGCGAAGCTTCATTTATCATTCACCGAAATCAGAGCGCCCTTTGATGGGACAATTGACCGCATACCCCTTAAATTGGGAAGCCTTATTGATGAGGGGGCATTACTGACCAGCCTTTCTGATAACAGTCAGGTTTTTGCCTACTTTAATGTTTCCGAACCTGAATACCTGGAGTATCAAACACATGTAAAAGCACGGGCAGATCAGAAAGTAAGTTTGCTTTTAGCAAATAATGAGCTTTTGAAAGATAAGGGAAACGTAGAAGTGGTGGAGAGTGAATTTGACAGTGAAACCGGAAATATTGCATTCAGGGCCCGTTTTCCAAATCCAGACAAACTGCTGAAGAATGGAGAGACCGGTAAAATTCAGATGAATGTGCCACTTCATCGTGCATTGATCATTCCGCAAAAAGCGACCTACGAGATCCAGGATAAGATGTATGTATTCGTGGTGGGCAAGGACAATGTGGTTCATTCCAGGAACATTACTGTGGCCAGTGAGATGCCCGATCTCTATGTCATCAGCAATGGCATTTCCGAGCAGGACAGGATTCTGCTTGAAGGAGTTCAGAAGGTGAAGGATGATGAAAAAATCAGATGTGAGTATCTGGCGCCACAGGAAGTGATGTCTCATTTGCGCCTGAAGGCGGAATAA
- a CDS encoding MAC/perforin domain-containing protein has protein sequence MRKTILVVAAFAMLTACKKKSEEITIPEKLSENIELVVEGEKEEKPPLYQASETYNYLGFGYDVTDRFNDEASIRASVVDVAAFDASGSYKINFARGTEGSWTTIHAKDAVDLSARFSDTYKPTKGLNVFGNTIDKIFPGTVATDKKYVYGYYSNYMVWKRYEFYYDERVNSFLTAGFKRDVTLLNAQELVHKYGTHVLGGVQLGSKFDVIYQAEAAEGNRESIVLEGLRYALKRTFGLMSGYLDKVNLANLNANSSARIYYSSIGGDSRKLKLETLKDRQILNITDWRSTTTEDNARFIGVFRNNLIPLDALIDDNVKKAAVKSYLEQYLAAGMVKLTN, from the coding sequence ATGAGAAAAACAATTCTAGTCGTGGCAGCTTTTGCCATGCTTACTGCCTGCAAGAAGAAATCTGAGGAAATCACAATTCCTGAGAAATTATCCGAGAACATCGAACTGGTAGTTGAGGGAGAAAAAGAAGAAAAGCCGCCCTTGTATCAAGCATCTGAAACTTATAATTATTTGGGATTCGGATATGACGTTACAGACAGGTTCAACGACGAAGCTTCTATAAGGGCAAGTGTAGTTGACGTTGCAGCCTTTGATGCCAGTGGATCCTACAAGATTAACTTTGCCAGGGGCACAGAGGGTTCATGGACAACCATTCACGCTAAAGACGCGGTCGATCTATCAGCAAGGTTTTCCGATACCTATAAACCAACGAAGGGTTTGAATGTTTTTGGCAATACTATAGACAAGATCTTTCCTGGAACAGTTGCCACAGATAAAAAGTATGTTTACGGATACTATTCTAATTACATGGTGTGGAAAAGATATGAGTTTTATTATGATGAACGTGTAAATAGCTTTTTAACAGCAGGTTTTAAGAGAGATGTTACCTTGTTGAACGCTCAGGAGCTTGTTCATAAATATGGTACTCATGTTTTAGGTGGGGTACAATTGGGTTCAAAATTTGATGTCATTTATCAGGCAGAGGCTGCCGAAGGAAATAGAGAATCTATTGTTCTGGAAGGACTACGTTATGCACTAAAAAGAACATTTGGTTTAATGAGTGGTTATTTGGATAAAGTGAACCTTGCGAATTTAAATGCAAATTCTTCAGCCCGGATCTATTATAGTTCTATTGGGGGAGATAGCAGGAAGTTGAAACTGGAAACCTTAAAGGATAGGCAGATTTTGAATATCACAGATTGGCGTTCAACTACTACCGAAGATAATGCAAGATTTATTGGTGTTTTTAGGAATAATTTAATACCTCTTGATGCGCTTATTGATGATAACGTAAAAAAAGCAGCGGTAAAGTCTTATCTCGAACAATATTTGGCAGCTGGAATGGTTAAGTTGACAAATTAA
- a CDS encoding acyl-CoA thioesterase produces the protein MQDYIFEIQLKVRDYECDLQGVVNNAVYQNYLEHARHEYLSSKKTSFKELTEKDILLMVSRIEMDFKRSLTAGDTFSVKLRIAREGLKLLFFQDIFRSADNSLCLKAKVEVIAKVNGKLSRGEIFDTLSL, from the coding sequence ATGCAAGACTACATTTTTGAAATTCAATTAAAAGTCAGGGACTACGAATGTGACCTGCAGGGCGTGGTAAATAACGCCGTGTATCAAAATTATTTAGAACATGCCAGGCATGAATACCTTTCTTCGAAAAAAACCTCCTTCAAAGAGCTGACTGAAAAAGACATCCTGTTAATGGTCTCCAGAATAGAAATGGATTTTAAAAGATCGCTGACTGCCGGGGATACTTTTTCTGTGAAACTAAGAATTGCACGTGAGGGATTGAAACTGCTGTTTTTTCAGGATATCTTTCGCAGCGCCGACAATAGCCTGTGCCTAAAGGCCAAAGTGGAAGTCATTGCCAAAGTAAATGGTAAACTGAGCAGAGGAGAAATTTTCGATACCCTGAGCCTTTAA
- the gap gene encoding type I glyceraldehyde-3-phosphate dehydrogenase has protein sequence MKIAINGFGRIGRMTLRALQDKPEIEVVAVNDLTDIKTLTHLLKYDTAHGRFPGEVDSEGDMMIVNGKRIRLLSERDPVKLPWKDLAIDVVIESTGRFTDKASAYSHINAGAKRVLITAPASGGVKTIVHGVNTGLIGDDLIYSTASCTTGSIAPILSILDKEFGIESGYMITVHAFTSDQNLQDAPHKDLRRARAASYSIIPTTTGAAKAIGDVLPDLKGKMDGYSYRVPVIDASIVDLSINLKKEASVTELNNLFKSYADNSLKGIMEYTEEPFVSSDILGNTHSSIVDGSLTKAIGKFVKVVAWYDNEVGISNRIAELIPLL, from the coding sequence ATGAAAATCGCAATTAACGGATTCGGCCGCATAGGGAGAATGACCCTTCGGGCATTACAAGATAAACCGGAAATAGAAGTTGTCGCAGTGAATGATCTGACAGACATCAAAACATTAACACATTTGCTTAAATATGATACTGCGCATGGACGGTTTCCGGGAGAGGTAGATAGCGAGGGCGATATGATGATCGTGAATGGCAAGCGTATACGCTTATTGAGTGAAAGAGATCCGGTAAAGCTTCCCTGGAAAGATTTGGCAATCGATGTAGTCATAGAATCAACGGGAAGGTTTACTGATAAAGCCTCAGCCTATTCCCATATCAATGCAGGAGCAAAAAGAGTATTGATTACTGCACCCGCCTCTGGTGGTGTAAAAACAATTGTACATGGCGTTAATACAGGGTTAATAGGAGATGATTTGATTTATTCAACTGCTTCCTGCACTACTGGTAGCATCGCCCCGATATTATCTATACTGGATAAGGAATTTGGAATTGAATCGGGTTACATGATTACTGTTCATGCTTTTACCTCTGATCAAAATTTGCAGGATGCCCCCCATAAAGATTTGAGAAGAGCGCGGGCAGCATCTTATTCCATTATCCCTACAACTACGGGGGCAGCCAAAGCCATTGGCGATGTGCTGCCTGATTTAAAAGGTAAAATGGATGGTTACTCTTATCGGGTTCCTGTAATTGATGCTTCTATTGTGGATTTGTCAATTAACTTAAAAAAAGAAGCGTCTGTTACCGAACTGAATAACCTGTTTAAATCTTATGCTGATAACTCGCTTAAAGGCATCATGGAATATACAGAAGAACCTTTTGTTTCTTCAGATATTCTGGGTAACACACATTCCTCAATTGTTGACGGCAGTCTCACCAAAGCTATTGGAAAGTTTGTTAAAGTTGTTGCCTGGTATGATAATGAGGTAGGGATTTCCAACAGGATAGCCGAATTAATTCCTTTGTTGTAA